The Hevea brasiliensis isolate MT/VB/25A 57/8 chromosome 1, ASM3005281v1, whole genome shotgun sequence genome has a window encoding:
- the LOC110671987 gene encoding uncharacterized protein LOC110671987, whose product MTRQVGIRSPSPNEKTRSLLAEKPTKIMVKTTAKGENRGEKSIIKRFGEVAGGTAAECVAVCCCCPCTLMNLLVLAIFKMPVCLCRKARKRHRSSKIKQQPLLVNAVSNGLCREELEREVQAVVEKQKEVGGGDDDDDDADGETEAVDLEKEMWDRFYATGFWRSTSQRST is encoded by the coding sequence ATGACTCGCCAGGTCGGAATCCGATCGCCGTCTCCAAACGAGAAGACGAGGTCTTTATTAGCAGAGAAACCAACCAAAATAATGGTGAAAACAACAGCGAAGGGAGAGAACAGGGGAGAGAAAAGTATAATAAAGCGGTTCGGAGAGGTAGCAGGTGGAACCGCCGCAGAGTGTGTGGCGGTGTGTTGCTGCTGTCCATGTACGCTGATGAATCTCCTGGTCTTAGCGATTTTCAAGATGCCGGTTTGCCTTTGCAGGAAGGCTAGAAAACGACACCGTTCATCGAAGATAAAACAGCAGCCATTGTTGGTCAACGCTGTGAGTAATGGTCTGTGCAGAGAGGAATTAGAGAGGGAAGTCCAAGCAGTTGTAGAGAAACAAAAGGAAGTTGGCGgtggtgatgatgatgatgatgatgctgATGGAGAAACTGAGGCCGTTGATCTAGAAAAGGAGATGTGGGACCGCTTTTATGCAACTGGGTTTTGGAGAAGCACATCTCAAAGAAGTAcgtga
- the LOC110671870 gene encoding outer envelope protein 61, whose amino-acid sequence MFNGMMDPELIRLAQEQMSRMSPAELARIQQQMMGNPELMKMASESMKNMRPEDLRQAAEQLKHVRPEEMAEIGEKMANASPDEIASMHARVDGQINYKINAAKMLKKQGNELHSQGRFKEASQKYLLAKKNLKGIPSSKGKSLMLACSLNLMSCYLKIRQYEECIKEGSEVLEYDSKNIKALYRRGQAYKELGRLEDAESDLSEAHEISPDDETIADVLRDAKERLTREGGHAPRRLIIEEITEEVGTTSSQNPGSSAAYSVSQSKQTVDTSSSESNANGKGLTNSESVHALKDDPEAIRSFQNFISNADPETLAALSGGKAGEVSPEMFRTASNMISKMSPEKLQKMIQMASSFHGGNPYTVGDSSDNSFTPGSVPPNVSPDMLKTATEMMSKIPPEELQKMFEMAGSSDTTFNNFGPSSVPPNMSPDMLKTATDLMSKMPPDELQKMFQMASSMRGNDSVPKAAALSTNRLNSDAGSKLTGQEGNFVVDRNDISETSSSNGLFSSSRNASPLSFPSSTADMQEQVRNQMKDPAMRQVFTSMMKNMSPEMMANMSEQFGLKLSPEDAGKAQQAMSSLSPDDLDRMMRWADRIQRGAEGARKAKNWLLGRPGMIMAICMLILAMILHWLGYIGR is encoded by the exons ATGTTTAACGGAATGATGGATCCTGAGTTGATCAGACTTGCTCAGGAGCAAATGAGTCGCATGTCACCTGCCGAGTTAGCCAGGATCCAACAACAG ATGATGGGTAATCCAGAGTTGATGAAAATGGCTTCAGAAAGCATGAAGAACATGAGGCCTGAAGACTTGAGACAGGCTGCGGAACAGTTAAAGCATGTTCGTCCAGAGGAGATGGCTGAGATTGGTGAGAAAATGGCCAATGCATCACCTGATGAGATAGCTTCCATGCATGCCCGTGTTGATGGCCAGATCAACTATAAAATAAATGCGGCTAAGATGCTAAAGAAACAG GGTAATGAACTTCACAGCCAAGGAAGGTTCAAAGAAGCCTCACAGAAATATCTACTT GCAAAGAAAAACCTAAAAGGAATTCCATCCTCCAAAGGCAAATCACTTATGTTGGCATGCTCTCTTAACCTGATGTCATGTTACCTGAAAATTAGGCAGTATGAAGAATGCATAAAAGAAGGCTCAGAG GTTTTGGAATATGATTCAAAAAATATCAAAGCTCTCTATCGGAGGGGCCAAGCCTATAAAGAACTAGGCCGATTGGAG GATGCTGAATCTGATTTGAGTGAAGCTCATGAAATTTCTCCTGATGATGAAACTATTGCAGATGTTTTAAG GGATGCCAAGGAAAGATTGACTCGAGAAGGTGGTCATGCACCAAGGA GATTAATAATCGAAGAAATAACTGAAGAAGTTGGGACTACATCTTCTCAAAACCCAGGTTCATCTGCAGCATATTCAGTGTCACAATCAAAGCAAACTGTTGATACTTCTAGCAGTGAAAGTAATGCTAATGGCAAGGGTTTAACCAATTCAGAGTCTGTGCATGCTTTGAAAGATGACCCAGAAGCTATAAG ATCATTCCAAAATTTCATATCTAATGCTGATCCCGAAACTTTGGCTGCTTTAAGCGGTGGAAAAGCTGGAGAGGTATCTCCTGAGATGTTCAGGACTGCCTCAAATATGATTAGCAAGATGTCACCTGAAAAGCTCCAGAAAATGATTCAAATGGCTTCCTCTTTTCACGGGGGAAACCCATATACTGTTGGTGATTCTTCAGATAACAGTTTCACACCCGGTTCAGTTCCTCCCAATGTGTCGCCAGACATGCTTAAAACAGCAACTGAAATGATGAGTAAGATTCCCCCTGAAGAGCTGCAgaaaatgtttgaaatggcaggTTCTTCAGATACTACTTTTAACAATTTCGGACCCAGCTCAGTTCCTCCAAACATGTCGCCAGACATGCTTAAAACAGCAACTGATTTGATGAGTAAGATGCCCCCTGATGAGCTTCAGAAAATGTTTCAAATGGCATCCTCTATGAGAGGAAATGACTCGGTTCCAAAAGCAGCAGCTTTAAGTACTAATAGACTAAATTCAGACGCTGGGTCAAAACTGACAGGACAAGAAGGAAATTTTGTAGTTGATAGGAATGACATAAGTGAAACTAGTTCCTCAAATGGTTTATTTTCAAGCTCAAGAAATGCTTCTCCGCTAAGCTTTCCTAGCTCAACTGCTGATATGCAAGAACAAGTGAGAAACCAGATGAAAGATCCCGCTATGCGACAG GTGTTCACATCAATGATGAAGAATATGAGCCCAGAGATGATGGCGAACATGAGCGAACAATTTGGATTGAAACTTTCTCCTGAAGATGCTGGCAAAGCTCAGCAAGCCATGTCGTCTTTATCGCCAGATGACTTGGATAGAATG ATGCGATGGGCAGATAGGATACAAAGAGGAGCTGAAGGTGCAAGGAAAGCCAAGAACTGGTTACTAGGGAGACCTGGTATGATAATGGCTATATGCATGCTCATCTTAGCCATGATCCTTCACTGGCTAGGCTACATTGGGAGGTAA